The Streptomyces seoulensis genome contains a region encoding:
- a CDS encoding WbqC family protein, with amino-acid sequence MPRLTTLAKLFAADHWIVLDDVQFVRRDYQHRARIATLDGLGPNRWLTIPTHRPSGRATLIRDTLIADPAAARRRASSILRQQYGTSPHWPAVERALQPVWNAFDTGRVATVATASTRALLELLGWRGQIFTSSTLPTRTGRSERLADATGARAYLCGTGGMTYLDHAPFTELGVAVVPFLSPATGLWASGRQVSALRALASRGPDAVGARFRALAFAHDALGCAA; translated from the coding sequence ATGCCCCGGCTGACCACGCTGGCCAAGCTGTTCGCGGCGGACCACTGGATCGTCCTGGACGACGTGCAGTTCGTCCGCCGCGACTACCAGCACCGCGCCCGCATCGCCACACTCGACGGCCTTGGCCCGAACCGGTGGCTGACCATCCCCACTCACCGCCCCTCCGGGCGCGCCACCCTCATCAGAGACACCCTGATCGCCGACCCTGCCGCGGCCCGACGCAGAGCCTCATCGATCCTGCGCCAGCAGTACGGGACCAGTCCTCACTGGCCCGCCGTTGAGCGAGCCCTTCAGCCGGTCTGGAACGCGTTCGACACAGGAAGGGTCGCGACGGTCGCCACGGCCTCGACTCGCGCCCTGCTCGAACTGCTCGGCTGGCGGGGACAGATCTTCACCAGCAGCACCTTGCCGACACGCACGGGCCGGTCCGAGCGGCTGGCCGACGCCACCGGCGCACGCGCGTACCTGTGCGGCACCGGCGGCATGACCTACCTGGACCATGCCCCCTTCACCGAGCTGGGCGTAGCCGTCGTCCCGTTTCTCTCCCCGGCCACTGGGCTGTGGGCCTCGGGGCGACAGGTCAGTGCTCTACGGGCGCTGGCCTCCCGCGGGCCCGACGCTGTGGGAGCTCGGTTCCGGGCTCTCGCGTTCGCCCACGATGCGCTGGGGTGCGCGGCCTGA
- a CDS encoding YdcF family protein: MSDNQQGIAEDQWHQAKAIWDFHQMHHQARPVDVAIGLGSHDLGVATRAAELYHAGLFPTLVFTGGNSPTTAKVFPRGEAVHFREHAIDLDVPASAILLEPHAANTGQNITLAREVLADAGITPEKVLLVSKPYMERRSYATARKLWPEAEMVCASETLEFDDYLKSIGDEKLVVDMLVGDLQRVIEYPKLGFAIEQEVPEDVHAAYESLIHAGFTSRLIAS; encoded by the coding sequence GTGAGTGACAACCAGCAGGGCATCGCCGAAGACCAGTGGCACCAGGCCAAGGCGATCTGGGACTTTCACCAGATGCACCACCAGGCCCGCCCCGTGGACGTGGCGATCGGCCTGGGCAGCCACGACCTGGGAGTGGCCACGCGCGCCGCCGAGCTGTACCACGCGGGTCTCTTCCCCACGCTGGTCTTCACCGGTGGCAACAGCCCGACCACCGCCAAGGTCTTCCCTCGCGGCGAAGCGGTCCACTTCCGCGAGCACGCCATCGACCTCGACGTCCCAGCCTCAGCGATCCTGCTGGAGCCCCACGCCGCGAACACCGGGCAGAACATCACCCTCGCCCGCGAGGTCCTGGCCGACGCCGGCATCACCCCGGAGAAGGTGCTGCTGGTCTCCAAGCCCTACATGGAACGGCGGTCGTACGCCACCGCCCGCAAGCTGTGGCCCGAGGCCGAGATGGTGTGCGCCTCGGAAACCCTGGAGTTCGACGACTACCTCAAGTCCATCGGCGACGAGAAGCTCGTGGTGGACATGCTCGTCGGCGACCTCCAGCGGGTGATCGAGTATCCGAAGCTCGGGTTCGCCATCGAGCAGGAGGTCCCGGAGGACGTGCATGCCGCGTACGAATCCCTCATCCACGCCGGCTTCACCAGCCGCCTCATCGCTTCCTGA